TCTAATAAAACTCTAATACTATTTTTTTAAACATTTAAAATGTTATTTTAATTCTGATCTGATGATGATATGAACTTCAATTTACTTTTAAATTTGTTAAATTCAATTAATTTACCAAATCTTACATTTTATGTTCTATTCAGTTTAACTTAATTTTGTTGTTTTTAAATAATATTTAGAAAATTATTTATGCACTGTCATCCAAACCAAGTAACCATGCCGGGGTGGGGTAGGTGGTTATCCTTTGGGACTGTGGATCCCACGACTCGGGTTCGAATCTCGGCCCTGGCCTTACTCTAATCTCTTTTTATCTATTAATTTCTGTATTGATAAGTAATACTGTGTGATATAAGTAACATTTTTATTTTAAGAACTAAGTTATAACTAATATGATAAGAATAAGTGTGTAGATGAATATCATGCTGAAAATGGAAAGAACCTGTAATTCACTTAAATGTGATGTCATGTGCAACGGAGAATTAATAGGGTATATGGAAGGAGTGAATCTTACACAGTGGTTTTTAAAGAATAAATACAGTTATAAAGGCTCTTTTTCAAAATTTATTACTTTTAATCCTGTAGATGATTATTCTGGCATGATAGTGGATATTATTTTCACTGATAAGAATTTAATTGCTAAAAATGCGCGAATAGAGTGGATAAGGGCGCCAAGCAAGAACGGAACTTTCAAGGCTTTAAATATGGAATATTACGAAATTTAACATTAAATGTTATTTTGGGACTTATTCTGGATTAAATTATTTTTACCTAGTCTTGATCTAAACCGCATGATAGAATTATATATTCTTAGAATTAATTTATATTAGATTAAAATTTTAAAGTTTAAAAGGGATTACAAGCGGGATAAAATGGCCAACAAGGGATCACGTGTAGAAAGAGAATTAGTTAAAATGCTGTGGAATGCAGATTGTGCAGCTATGAGGGCTCCAGCATCCGGAGGAGCAACAAAAAAGCCGCTTCCGGATATTATCGCAGGTAACGGTAAGATTTATCTTGCAATTGAGGTTAAATCGACTTCTGCAGATCATATTTATATTAACTCTGAAAAAATAACTGGATTAAAAGAATTTTCAGAGATTTTTGGTGCAGAACCTTATTTGGGAGCTAAATTTAAGAATAAAAAATGGCGTTTTGTGCATATACATGATCTCGCTAAAACTAGGGGCGATAATTATAAAGTTACAGTTGATTTGGCCTTCAGCAAAGGTTTAGAATTTGATGAATTAATCAGGAAAGATAAACAGCTCAAATTATCATGAATTAATTCTCGTATTGAATCTTTCTATTTTTAAATAAACCAATTTGAGTTGTTTATATCTCTAAAAAACAGTGTTAAATGAGTAAATTATATATGCTCTTAAGTTTACTAATAATTATTCATATGTCGTATATACTTGATAGGAGGAGTTTAAACGAATAAAAAAATAGGAGTAGCATTAATAATAGTTGTTTTAGCAGCTGTAGTTTTTGTTTCAGGATGTACTCAACCAGGAAATAACACTACTCAGCAAAATAACACTACTGTACAGCAGAATGTATCAAATACATCAAGTGCTAAGGCAGTTGATGTGGTGGCAGCTCAATCAGGACCTACAACCGCTAAAAAAGGTGATAATGTAACTATTACTTATAAGATTACAAATAATGGAAATGAACAGGTAGCTAATGTAAAAATTAGCAGTCAGGACTTTGAACAAACTGTTGGAACTTTAAATCCTGGA
The DNA window shown above is from Methanobacterium veterum and carries:
- the hjc gene encoding Holliday junction resolvase Hjc, which produces MANKGSRVERELVKMLWNADCAAMRAPASGGATKKPLPDIIAGNGKIYLAIEVKSTSADHIYINSEKITGLKEFSEIFGAEPYLGAKFKNKKWRFVHIHDLAKTRGDNYKVTVDLAFSKGLEFDELIRKDKQLKLS
- a CDS encoding CARDB domain-containing protein, whose protein sequence is MVVLAAVVFVSGCTQPGNNTTQQNNTTVQQNVSNTSSAKAVDVVAAQSGPTTAKKGDNVTITYKITNNGNEQVANVKISSQDFEQTVGTLNPGETRTFTHQIHIPTDKEVQEDFGANATVSNPFYIGGFSVSFTDTSGAKHSVLSNSLNINLS